One stretch of Suricata suricatta isolate VVHF042 chromosome 13, meerkat_22Aug2017_6uvM2_HiC, whole genome shotgun sequence DNA includes these proteins:
- the NDUFA8 gene encoding NADH dehydrogenase [ubiquinone] 1 alpha subcomplex subunit 8, with product MRRPEVGLGGRKGSSRRRGRRGCGRLLGVGATAIMPGIVELPTVEDLKVQEVKVSSSVLKAAAHHYGVQCDKPNKEFMLCRWEEKDPRRCLEEGRLVNKCALDFFRQIKVHCAEPFTEYWTCIDYSGLQLLRRCRKQQAKFDECVLDKLGWVRPDLGELSKVTKVKTDRPLPENPYHSRPRPEPNAEVEGELKPAQHGSRLFFWTM from the exons ATGCGCAGGCCCGAGGTGGGCCTTGGCGGTCGAAAGGGGAGTTCAAGGAGACGGGGGCGACGCGGCTGCGGGCGCCTCCTCGGGGTCGGGGCTACCGCCATCATGCCGGGGATAGTGGAGCTGCCCACTGTGGAGGATCTGAAAGTGCAGGAG GTGAAGGTCAGTTCTTCGGTGCTCAAAGCTGCTGCCCACCACTACGGAGTTCAGTGTGACAAGCCCAACAAGGAGTTCATGCTCTGTCGCTGGGAGGAGAAAGACCCCAGGCGGTGTTTGGAGGAAGGCAGGCTTGTCAACAAGTGTGCCCTGGACTTCTTCAG GCAGATAAAGGTTCACTGTGCGGAGCCTTTTACCGAATATTGGACCTGCATCGATTACTCCGGCCTGCAGTTACTTCGGCGCTGTCGCAAACAGCAGGCCAAGTTTGACGAGTGTGTGTTGGACAAATTGGGCTGGGTGCGGCCTGACCTCGGAGAGCTGTCCAAG GTCACCAAAGTGAAAACAGACCGACCGTTACCGGAGAATCCCTATCACTCGAGACCAAGACCAGAGCCCAATGCTGAGGTGGAAGGAGAACTGAAGCCCGCCCAACATGGCAGCCGCCTCTTCTTCTGGACCATGTAG